A stretch of the Vibrio sp. HB236076 genome encodes the following:
- the rimK gene encoding 30S ribosomal protein S6--L-glutamate ligase, giving the protein MRIAILSRNKNLYSTQRLKEAGELRGHTVDIIDTLHCYMDITSNNPKIRYKGKELPDYDAVIPRIGASITFYGTAVVRQFEMMGTFCVNESVAISRSRDKLRSLQLLSRKGIGLPRTGFAHHPDNIPDLIRNVGGAPVVIKLLEGTQGIGVVLAETNQAAESVIEAFMGMKANILVQEFIAEAKGADIRCFVVGNKVIAAMKRQAKEGEFRSNLHRGGQANLIKLTKEERATALSAAKVMGLNLCGVDILQSERGPVVMEVNSSPGLEGIEQATQKDVAGMIFEFIEKNARPHANRMKGQG; this is encoded by the coding sequence ATGCGTATAGCGATTCTTTCTCGTAACAAAAACCTTTATTCAACTCAACGACTCAAGGAAGCGGGAGAGTTAAGGGGTCATACGGTTGATATCATTGATACTCTCCATTGCTACATGGATATCACCAGTAATAATCCCAAAATCCGCTATAAAGGCAAAGAGCTACCGGATTATGATGCGGTGATCCCTCGTATCGGTGCGTCTATCACTTTTTACGGAACCGCCGTAGTCAGACAATTTGAAATGATGGGCACTTTTTGTGTCAACGAATCCGTGGCCATCAGTCGTTCTCGTGACAAGCTGAGATCATTGCAATTATTGTCAAGAAAAGGCATCGGATTACCGCGGACGGGATTTGCGCATCACCCTGATAACATCCCAGACTTAATTCGCAACGTCGGTGGGGCGCCGGTAGTGATCAAGTTATTAGAAGGCACACAAGGGATCGGCGTCGTACTCGCAGAAACCAATCAAGCCGCCGAAAGCGTTATTGAAGCCTTTATGGGCATGAAAGCCAACATTTTAGTACAAGAGTTTATCGCAGAAGCCAAAGGAGCCGATATCCGCTGCTTTGTCGTTGGCAATAAAGTGATTGCGGCAATGAAACGCCAAGCAAAAGAAGGTGAATTTCGCTCAAACTTACACCGCGGTGGTCAAGCCAACCTGATTAAGTTGACCAAAGAAGAGCGAGCGACCGCGTTAAGCGCGGCGAAAGTGATGGGATTAAACCTATGTGGTGTGGATATTTTACAATCGGAACGCGGCCCAGTGGTCATGGAAGTCAATTCTTCCCCAGGTCTTGAAGGCATCGAGCAAGCGACACAGAAAGACGTGGCTGGAATGATTTTTGAGTTTATCGAAAAAAATGCTCGCCCACATGCCAATCGTATGAAAGGTCAAGGGTAA
- a CDS encoding RimK/LysX family protein — translation MDKLIIGRTESINLPDLGIFGLLSRVDTGAKTSSIHVDNTFCTVENGQRWVEFDLHPDVYHLDEIVHCRAKLKSTRKIKSSNGSFEYRCVITTTLEMGGQRWPIDISLSNRQDMTYLMLLGRQAMKGRVLVDPSAKHLLKKR, via the coding sequence ATGGACAAACTCATTATCGGTAGAACAGAATCAATCAATCTACCTGATCTCGGGATCTTCGGCCTACTAAGTCGCGTCGACACTGGGGCTAAGACCTCGTCAATTCATGTCGACAACACCTTTTGTACCGTTGAAAATGGACAACGTTGGGTCGAATTCGATTTACATCCCGATGTCTATCATCTCGATGAAATCGTTCATTGCCGTGCAAAATTAAAAAGCACTCGCAAGATCAAGTCATCCAATGGCAGTTTTGAATATCGCTGTGTTATCACCACCACGCTTGAAATGGGTGGACAGCGTTGGCCTATCGATATTTCCTTGAGTAACCGACAGGATATGACCTACCTTATGTTACTTGGCCGCCAAGCGATGAAAGGTCGTGTTTTGGTCGACCCCAGTGCCAAACATTTACTAAAAAAGCGATAA